The Vicia villosa cultivar HV-30 ecotype Madison, WI linkage group LG1, Vvil1.0, whole genome shotgun sequence genome includes a region encoding these proteins:
- the LOC131627316 gene encoding NADP-dependent glyceraldehyde-3-phosphate dehydrogenase translates to MAATGVLADIIDGDVYKYYADGEWKKSTSGKSVAIINPTTRKPQYKVQACSQEEVNKVMDSAKSAQKSWAKTPLWKRAELLHKAAAILKEHKAAIAECLVKEIAKPAKDAVTEVVRSGDLVSYCAEEGVRILGEGKFLVSDSFPGNERTKYCLTSKIPLGVILAIPPFNYPVNLAVSKIAPALIAGNSIVLKPPTQGAVAALHMVHCFHLAGFPKGLISCVTGKGSEIGDFLTMHPGVNCISFTGGDTGIAISKKSGMIPLQMELGGKDACIVLEDADLDLVAANIIKGGFSYSGQRCTAVKVVLVIESVADALVEKVKAKVAKLSVGPPEDDSDITPVVSESSANFIEGLVNDAKKKGATFCQEYKREGNLIWPLLLDNVRPDMRIAWEEPFGPVLPVIRINSVEEGIHHCNASNFGLQGCVFTKDINKAIMISDAMESGTVQINSAPARGPDHFPFQGIKDSGIGSQGITNSINMMTKVKTTVINLPSPSYTMG, encoded by the exons ATGGCTGCTACTGGAGTTCTTGCAGATATCATAGATGGAGATGTATACAAATATTATGCAGATGGAGAATGGAAGAAATCCACTTCTGGTAAAAGTGTTGCCATCATCAACCCTACTACTAgaaaacctcaatacaaagttcAAG CTTGTTCACAAGAAGAGGTTAATAAGGTTATGGATTCAGCAAAATCGGCACAAAAGTCGTGGGCGAAAACTCCACTTTGGAAAAGAGCTGAACTTCTTCACAAGGCTGCAGCAATTCTCAAAGAACACAAAGCTGCAATTGCAGAATGCTTAGTCAAAGAAATAGCAAAGCCTGCTAAAGATGCAGTCACTGAGGTTGTAAGATCTGGTGATTTGGTTTCTTACTGTGCTGAAGAAGGAGTGAGGATTCTTGGAGAGGGAAAGTTTTTGGTTTCAGATAGCTTTCCTGGAAATGAAAGGACCAAATATTGTCTCACTTCTAAG ATTCCATTAGGAGTGATTTTAGCCATTCCGCCTTTTAACTATCCTGTCAATCTTGCTGTCTCGAAAATTGCTCCTGCATTGATTGCTGGAAATTCTATTGTGCTTAAGCCTCCAACTCAG gGAGCTGTTGCTGCTTTGCACATGGTTCATTGCTTTCACTTGGCTGGTTTTCCCAAAGGCCTAATCAGCTGTGTTACTGGAAAAGGCTCAGAAATCGGCGACTTTCTTACAATGCATCCTGGAGTGAACTGTATAAG CTTCACTGGTGGAGATACTGGCATTGCAATTTCAAAGAAGTCCGGCATGATTCCTCTACAAATGGAATTGGGAGGAAAAGATGCTTGCATTGTACTTGAAGATGCTGATCTTGATTTGGTTGCTGCAAACATCATAAAAGGAGGTTTTTCATACAG TGGTCAGAGGTGTACTGCTGTGAAGGTTGTTCTGGTAATAGAATCAGTTGCTGATGCTTTAGTCGAGAAAGTGAAGGCTAAGGTAGCGAAACTAAGTGTTGGACCACCCGAGGACGACTCTGATATCACTCCAGTTGTATCAGAATCATCGGCCAATTTCATCGAAGGCTTGGTGAATGATGCGAAAAAGAAAGGTGCAACATTCTGTCAGGAATACAAGAGAGAAGGGAATCTCATTTGGCCTTTGTTACTTGACAATGTTAGGCCAGACATGAGAATTGCATGGGAAGAGCCATTTGGACCGGTTTTGCCCGTTATTAGGATCAATTCTGTCGAAGAAGGTATTCATCATTGTAACGCTAGCAACTTCGGACTTCAG GGATGTGTATTCACGAAGGATATCAATAAAGCAATAATGATTAGCGATGCAATGGAGTCCGGAACGGTTCAGATAAACTCTGCACCAGCTCGTGGACCGGATCATTTTCCCTTTCAG GGTATAAAGGACAGTGGAATTGGATCACAGGGAATAACCAACAGCATAAACATGATGACAAAAGTGAAAACTACTGTGATAAACTTGCCAAGTCCTTCTTATACCATGGGCTAA